The DNA segment CTGGTCGATAAGATGCAGGAGACAGCCAAGAAGGAACCGGAAGAGATTGCCAAAGTCATCAAAACCATGATGATTGAGTAGACCGACTATGAACTACGAAGATATGCAACCGATGCAAAAAGCCGCTGTGGCTTTGGTCGCATTTGGTCCCGAAGTATCGGCCCTGGTGCTCAAAGGTATGTCCGAACAAGACCTCGAAAGGATCACCGTTGAGATTGCCAACCTGCGCGACGTGCCCGCAGAGATCGAAGAAAAAGTGATCAGTGAATGTCATCAGATTTTTATGGCGCGCCACTACATCTCACAGGGTGGTGTTGACTTTGCCCGCAGCATACTGGAAAAAGCTGTCGGAACCGGCAAGGCCAAGGAAATTATGCACCGGCTGGAGTCGACCATCAAGTCAAGTGGCTTTTCACTGTTGAAAGACATCGATCCCAAACAGCTGACGGGTTTCCTGCAAAACGAACATCCGCAGACTATCGCTTTGATTCTGACTCAGTTGACTTCGCAACATGCCGCTGCCGTATTGGCCGAGTTGTCACCGGAGTTACAGGGTGAAGTGTCCTTCCGGATCGCCACCATGGAAAAGATCGCACCGGATATTTTGCGCGAAATCGAGCAGACGCTGGAAGGTCACTTTGAACAGTCGGCCGGTGGTGAGATGTCGACATCCGGCGGCGCGAAAGCACTTGCCGAAATCCTCAACCTTATCGATACCTCGGCTGAGAAGAACGTCCTGCAGTCTATGGAAGCGGGAGACCCCGACCTGGCCGCGGAAATCAAAAACATGATGTTCGTGTTCGACGATATCGTTCTGCTGGATGATCGTTCGGTGCAGAGGCTGCTTAAGGAAGTTGAGACCAAGGACCTGTCGCTGGCCCTCAAGGCCGCTTCGGACGAAGTCAAGGCCAAGATCTTCTCGAATGTCTCCGAGCGTGTCTCGGTGATGATCAAAGAAGAGATGGAGTTCATGGGTCCTACACGTCTCTCCGATGTGGAAGCGGCTCAGACGCGCATCGTAGAAGCCATCCGTCGACTGGAGGAAGAAGGCCAGATCATCATCTCCGGTCGTGGCGGCAAAGAGGATGTCATTGTCTAAAATAATCCGCCAAGTTCAGAAGGCGCCGGTCGTGTACATCGGCGAGAAACATCTTGATCGTGACAAGGAAATCCTGGCCGAACGAAAGCTGGGAGAGCTTCTTCCTGAAGTGGTGGTGCTTACCGACCCCGACGGAGCCAAGTTAATCCCGGTGCAGGAAGTCGACAAAGTAGAGCGCTATCTGAACGATCGGGTGCAGAAGGCAACTCAAATCAGTCTTCAGGACGGACAGAAGGCCGGGTACGACCGAGGATTGAATGAGGGCCTGGCCAAAGCAAGCGAAGTGTTGAATCAACTCGATGCGGCAATCAAGGATGCCGTCAACCAACGCGAATCGCTTCTTCTTGAAGCCAAGCAAAAGATACTCGATTTGGTCATACAGATCAGCCGAAAAGTAACATACGACGCGGTCAAGGCAGACCCGGAACTCACCCTGGGGATGATCAGTGGAGTCATCGACAGTTTGGTGGATCGTTCCCGCCTCAAGATCAAGGTCCATCCGGATCATCTGCCGATCATCGAGCAAAACATAGAGTCCTTTCTCAAAGGCTCTACCACCATCAAGGAAATCTCTATCGAATCCGATCCTCGCGTTCGCTACGGCGGCTGTTTCATCGAAACACCGACCGGCGACATCGATGCTCGTTTGGAATCTCAATTTGAAGTCATAGAAGAGACCATACTTGCCGGCGAGGAAAGGTTGTGACGCACGTTGCCTACGATGTTTATGCAGAACGGATAGCAGCGGCCTCTCCGGTTAGACACTTCGGTAAAGTAACCAAGGTGATCGGTCTGGTAATTGAATCGGCCGGGCCGGCGGTGTCGGTGGGTCGTTTGTGCCACATTGAAAACTATGATACCGGGAGCCGAATCAAAGCCGAGGTGGTTGGATTTCGTGATGACCGGATTTTGCTGATGCCGTTGGGGCCTATCTCGGGTATCACCCCGGGCGCAATTGTCACCTCCACTTTCGAACAACTGCGCATCCCGGTGGGAGATCAACTTATCGGTCGCATACTGGGCGGGTTGGGTCAGCCGATTGATGACAACGGTCCGCTGATAAGCACCATGATGAGACCAATCCACGCTGAGCCAATTCCCGCCTTGAAACGCCGTCGCATAGAAGAACCATTGCGCACAGGTATCCGGTCCATGGACATGACCTGCGCCGTGGGCAAAGGTCAGCGCATGGGTATATTCTCCGGTTCCGGCGTCGGGAAGTCTGTCCTTTTGGGCATGATGGCGCGGGGATCATCGGCCGATGTCAACGTCATCGCGCTGGTGGGCGAGAGGGGCCGCGAAGTGCGCGAGTTTATCGAACGCGATCTCGGCGAGGAAGGGATGAAGAACACGGTGGTCGTTGCTGTGACTTCGGATCAACCATCGCTCATCCGGGTCAAAGGCGCCATGGTTGCAACAACTATCGCCGAGCACTTCCGTGACCAGGGTCGCGATGTCATGCTCTTGATGGATTCGCTTACGCGCATAGCCATGGCCCAACGAGAGATCGGAATCGCGGTGGGGGAACCTCCGACAACCAAAGGTTACACTCCTTCGGTGTTTGCTCTATTGCCGAAACTTCTGGAGCGGGCCGGACAGAGCGAAAAAGGGTCTGTGACCGGGATCTACACGGTATTGGTCGAGGGAGATGATTTCAACGAGCCGGTATCCGACGCCGTCCGTTCAATTTTGGACGGGCATGTCTCTCTGTCGCGACGGCTGGCATCGCGCAACCAGTTTCCCGCGGTGGATGTGCCCGATTCGATCAGCCGTTTGGCCAAGGATGTCACCACCGACTCAGAACAGGCGCTGGCCGGGGAGGTGCGGGAGTTGTTGTCGGTATATCGTGAAGCCGAAGACCTGATCAACATAGGCGCCTACGTCAAAGGGTCCAACCCCGGAATCGATCGCGCTATCGATAAGCATGAGCCACTGAACAATTTCTTCCGTCAGGCAATCATGGAACTGGCCGATCATGCACAATCGGTACAGAGACTCAAAGAAATACTCGCTGACTGACGCGGGGCACCGCCATGAAGAAATTCAAGTACCGCCTTCAGGCTCTCTTGAGGGTCAAAGAACATATCGAGAAAGAGCGTCAAAAGGTTCACGCCGTAGCCGTGCAAAAGGTGCATCAACAGACAGACGAACTTGATCGAATTCATGACTCCCGCCAGGAAAACCTGTCTTCACAGCGTCGGCAGATGACACAACATGTTTCGGTGGCCGAGATGCTCGTCTACTCGCGTTACCTGACCCGTCTCAAACGAGAACAGTTGGCCGGGACGGAACTGTTGAATGTTTTGAAGGGTGAGGCGGAAGAGAAGCGAGTCGAACTGGTAGCTGCTGCCAAAGACCGACGGGTTCTTGAAAAACTCAAAGAAAAACAATCGACCAAGCACCATGCCGAGATCGATCAGGCGATGACGAAAGAAAACGACGAGATAGCTCTAATCTGTCATCGCCGCAAAGAAGAGGGTTGAGTTTCTGGCAGGTGCAGTCAGGCGACTCGCCTGGTGGCAAGCCACTCTTTCGCGCTTCGCGCGCACTGCCCAGATTATTGCCTGGTAGGTCAAGATTCCAGTGATTCTCACAGCTTGGCGGGTTCACGCCGCGGCGCGCAGGCGAAGACGGACCCGCGCTACAATCGCTTGATAGAGTCACAACTCGCAAAGCGCAAGAGGGCCGTTTAAGGCTGAATTATCACCCCGCTGCTAGTAGCAAGGCGGGGGAGGGGGGCCGCTCTGGAACATGAAGTCTACCAGATATACCAGATCACTGATATCAATCACTTCGAGCGGATCGGCGTCGAGATTGGCTTCGCCGATGCAGACCGGTCCGGGACCACTGAGGAACATGAAATCAATCAAGTATACCAAGTCGGAAATGTCGACGATGTCGTCGGGGCTGTTGTCGATGTTGCCCCGATCACCCAGGCAACATCCACCGGCCTGAATGTCCAGGTATCCACTGATTACTTGTGGGGCGAAAGGCTCGTGGAAGTCGTCGGAGAATACTGTGCCGTACTCAACCTGGGGGGCTGTCAACGTGGCCGTATCTACCGTAACCAATTGGGGGTCGATGGTTGACAGGTAACCGAAGTGTATAGTGCCCAGTAGTCCTTCGCCGGGCGGGACCAGATTCTCAAAAGCGATAAAATAAACCGACAGCCCGGAGTCAATCGGCGCCCAACCGGTTGCAGAGTATCCGGCCAGCCGACCCCCGACGAATGAAAAGGAATCGACTGTCACGTCCGGTGAATCCCAACCGATCGTCACCTCGATGCCCGACAATGGTTCATCGTTGACGAAGGTGATCGGCAATTCGCCACTACCACCGGCGAAAGCAGTCGATGTGTCAATCCTGAGCGTGTCTGGTACGCCCGGGTCTTCGGCATATACCGTTCCGATGGTTAGATTCAGCCCTAACGCTATGGCGGCGATGGCAAGGTAAGATTTCATTCTGTCACACATGCTAATTCCTTTGTCCTTATACTATCTGTCCTGTAGCAAAAACAATGCAAATTAGCAAGAATTCGATATGTATTAGTACTCGCGTAAGTAGTTGTACCGGTGCTTACTCGGTTCTCTGCAAATATACGCAAAATCGGCTTTTCTGGCAACGGTTTTCTGGCTTCAGAAGACTGCAAGAGGCTTCATAATCTGAGCCTTTTGTGGTGTCGTGGGCGCCTGTTTTGGTGCGCCGTGGTTCAATTATCCATCAATCCTGCCGATGCATCTATTATGGCTACTAAGAACCCAATCCGTCAGGTCGGTCGGTGCGCCTATATCAAGGCCTGCTACCTGGCCGAAGAATTGAAGTGTTTTGGTTACAAGACCGATTGCCCGTTGTACCAGAAATCCAACGGCGAATACTTCGATGAGGGCAGGTTCAATACTGCTATGGACAAGCTAATCAACAAGACAATCGCCAAGTACGAAGTGCCATAGGCAAGCCGGGTGGCAAGCCACCTCAATTGCGCTTCGCGGTGATAAATCACTTTTTGGCGCTTCGCGCGCCCCTTC comes from the Candidatus Zixiibacteriota bacterium genome and includes:
- a CDS encoding FliI/YscN family ATPase, which translates into the protein MTHVAYDVYAERIAAASPVRHFGKVTKVIGLVIESAGPAVSVGRLCHIENYDTGSRIKAEVVGFRDDRILLMPLGPISGITPGAIVTSTFEQLRIPVGDQLIGRILGGLGQPIDDNGPLISTMMRPIHAEPIPALKRRRIEEPLRTGIRSMDMTCAVGKGQRMGIFSGSGVGKSVLLGMMARGSSADVNVIALVGERGREVREFIERDLGEEGMKNTVVVAVTSDQPSLIRVKGAMVATTIAEHFRDQGRDVMLLMDSLTRIAMAQREIGIAVGEPPTTKGYTPSVFALLPKLLERAGQSEKGSVTGIYTVLVEGDDFNEPVSDAVRSILDGHVSLSRRLASRNQFPAVDVPDSISRLAKDVTTDSEQALAGEVRELLSVYREAEDLINIGAYVKGSNPGIDRAIDKHEPLNNFFRQAIMELADHAQSVQRLKEILAD
- a CDS encoding FliH/SctL family protein, coding for MSKIIRQVQKAPVVYIGEKHLDRDKEILAERKLGELLPEVVVLTDPDGAKLIPVQEVDKVERYLNDRVQKATQISLQDGQKAGYDRGLNEGLAKASEVLNQLDAAIKDAVNQRESLLLEAKQKILDLVIQISRKVTYDAVKADPELTLGMISGVIDSLVDRSRLKIKVHPDHLPIIEQNIESFLKGSTTIKEISIESDPRVRYGGCFIETPTGDIDARLESQFEVIEETILAGEERL
- the fliG gene encoding flagellar motor switch protein FliG, with the translated sequence MNYEDMQPMQKAAVALVAFGPEVSALVLKGMSEQDLERITVEIANLRDVPAEIEEKVISECHQIFMARHYISQGGVDFARSILEKAVGTGKAKEIMHRLESTIKSSGFSLLKDIDPKQLTGFLQNEHPQTIALILTQLTSQHAAAVLAELSPELQGEVSFRIATMEKIAPDILREIEQTLEGHFEQSAGGEMSTSGGAKALAEILNLIDTSAEKNVLQSMEAGDPDLAAEIKNMMFVFDDIVLLDDRSVQRLLKEVETKDLSLALKAASDEVKAKIFSNVSERVSVMIKEEMEFMGPTRLSDVEAAQTRIVEAIRRLEEEGQIIISGRGGKEDVIV
- the fliJ gene encoding flagellar export protein FliJ, producing MKKFKYRLQALLRVKEHIEKERQKVHAVAVQKVHQQTDELDRIHDSRQENLSSQRRQMTQHVSVAEMLVYSRYLTRLKREQLAGTELLNVLKGEAEEKRVELVAAAKDRRVLEKLKEKQSTKHHAEIDQAMTKENDEIALICHRRKEEG